One part of the Lapillicoccus jejuensis genome encodes these proteins:
- the recC gene encoding exodeoxyribonuclease V subunit gamma: MAGLLGRTQPDPFASELVVVPAKGVERWLTQRLSHRLGAGPGGGDGVCAGVDLVSPRSLVATLTGTERSDPWVPERLVWPVLDAVDAALGEPWGATLAHHLGEDRTGAERELRRGRRWSVARRLAGLFAAYAVQRPALLRAWGEGRDEDGTGEPLEPDLGWQAPLWRAVTARVDAPAPHVRHARTLEAIAAGRPLALPTRLSLFGHTRLPVTEVELVRAVAAVREVHLWLPTPSTVLWESLAPLAAEGVVRRDADASARAVGHPLLSSLGRDTRELRRTLGGLGALGGRDEVVPDVLPPTPAPATLLGLLQHDLRHDHEPTGAERAARVVAASDRSVQVHAAHGSARQVEVLRDVLVGLLEDDPTLEPRDIVVLCPDIDVYAPLFHAAFGLGGVVGPGEGGHPAHRLRLRLADRGLAATNPFLALAADLLALASGRATLSEVLALAASDPVRHRFALGDDDLDTIATWAEEAGVRWGLSAPLRDAFGLAAVADNTWSAGLDRLLAGVAVAESGTLLGGVLPLDDVASAQVDLAGRVAELVDRVEAAVVGLRSADDLAGWVAVLRDAVHALGSTSPQDAWQVAQLERELVQVLDAGTGGVDGARGPRLTLPDLRALLEDRTAGRPTRASFRTGALTVCTMVPMRSVPHRVVALVGLDDGLFPRTSTVDGDDVLGRHPLTGERDARSEDRQLLLDAVLAATETLVVTYTGANEVSGQDRPPAVPLGELLDAVDGTATRPDGSSVRAQVVVRHPLQPYDARTVTPGVLFPGDDRPFTFDRAALAGAQAGAALEARLVGAPDAERSTRRRPAPLLTRPLPARPPTEVSLAALHDALIAPARAFLRRRLDVAVPRDEPAPSDAVPLELDSLQQWAIGDRMLSSLLDGVAPQDVVDAECHRGVLPPGDLSDALLTTVTRRAGLLVQRTDGLRTAPARSIDVDLELPVGRRLTGVVTGVRGDRLVRIHYSSLAAKHRLASWVDLLAVAAMHSGRPWIAATVGWRGGREQQPTARRLDVPDDPLGVLAELVDLHDRALREPLPLPVKTAAAWAEAAVLRRPAELLARREWETQADAPVPGEQDEAAHVLAFGAKRPFAELKNLGAGDAGRAGTDDPGGAETWNDEPCRLGRLAVRLWAPLLQQEKAVPL, from the coding sequence CTGGCCGGCCTGCTGGGGCGCACCCAGCCGGACCCCTTCGCCTCCGAGCTCGTCGTCGTCCCCGCCAAGGGAGTGGAGCGCTGGCTGACCCAACGGCTCTCGCACCGGCTGGGGGCCGGGCCCGGCGGTGGTGACGGGGTCTGCGCGGGGGTCGACCTGGTCAGCCCGCGCTCGCTCGTCGCCACGCTCACCGGCACCGAGCGGTCCGACCCCTGGGTGCCGGAGCGGCTGGTCTGGCCGGTGCTGGACGCGGTCGACGCGGCGCTGGGCGAGCCCTGGGGCGCCACCCTCGCCCACCACCTCGGCGAGGACCGCACCGGGGCCGAGCGCGAGCTACGGCGCGGGCGTCGCTGGTCGGTGGCCCGGCGGCTCGCCGGCCTGTTCGCCGCCTACGCGGTCCAGCGACCGGCGCTCCTGCGCGCCTGGGGCGAGGGCCGTGACGAGGACGGCACCGGGGAGCCGTTGGAGCCCGATCTGGGGTGGCAGGCGCCGCTGTGGCGGGCCGTCACCGCGCGGGTCGACGCGCCCGCCCCCCACGTGCGGCACGCCCGCACCCTCGAGGCGATCGCCGCCGGCCGCCCGCTCGCGCTGCCGACGCGTCTGTCGCTCTTCGGCCACACCCGTCTCCCGGTCACCGAGGTCGAGCTGGTCCGGGCGGTCGCCGCCGTCCGCGAGGTGCACCTGTGGCTGCCCACCCCCTCCACGGTCCTGTGGGAGTCCCTCGCGCCGCTGGCCGCCGAGGGCGTCGTGCGCCGCGACGCCGACGCGTCGGCGCGGGCGGTCGGACACCCGCTGCTGTCCTCGCTCGGGCGCGACACCCGCGAGCTGCGGCGCACCCTCGGCGGGCTGGGCGCGCTCGGCGGGCGCGACGAGGTCGTCCCGGACGTCCTGCCGCCCACCCCGGCGCCCGCCACCCTGCTCGGTCTGCTGCAGCACGACCTGCGCCACGACCACGAGCCGACCGGCGCCGAGCGCGCCGCCCGCGTCGTCGCCGCCTCCGACCGGTCGGTGCAGGTCCACGCCGCCCACGGATCCGCGCGCCAGGTCGAGGTGCTGCGCGACGTGCTCGTCGGCCTGCTCGAGGACGACCCGACGCTCGAGCCGCGCGACATCGTCGTCCTCTGCCCCGACATCGACGTCTACGCGCCCCTCTTCCACGCCGCCTTCGGCCTCGGCGGGGTCGTCGGCCCCGGCGAGGGCGGACACCCCGCGCACCGGCTGCGGTTGCGGCTCGCCGACCGGGGACTGGCCGCCACCAACCCGTTCCTCGCCCTCGCCGCCGACCTGCTCGCGCTCGCCTCCGGTCGCGCGACGCTGAGCGAGGTGCTCGCGCTGGCCGCGAGCGACCCCGTGCGGCACCGGTTCGCGCTCGGCGACGACGACCTCGACACCATCGCCACCTGGGCGGAGGAGGCCGGCGTCCGGTGGGGTCTGTCGGCGCCGCTGCGCGACGCGTTCGGGCTCGCCGCGGTCGCGGACAACACGTGGAGCGCCGGGCTCGACCGGCTCCTCGCCGGAGTCGCCGTCGCCGAGTCCGGCACCCTCCTCGGCGGGGTCCTGCCGCTCGACGACGTCGCCAGCGCTCAGGTCGACCTCGCCGGGCGGGTCGCCGAGCTCGTCGACCGGGTCGAGGCCGCCGTCGTCGGGCTGCGGTCCGCCGACGACCTCGCGGGGTGGGTGGCGGTCCTGCGCGACGCGGTCCACGCCCTCGGCTCGACCTCTCCCCAGGACGCCTGGCAGGTGGCCCAGCTCGAGCGCGAGCTCGTCCAGGTCCTCGACGCCGGGACGGGTGGCGTCGACGGCGCCCGGGGGCCGCGGCTGACGCTGCCCGACCTGCGTGCCCTGCTCGAGGACCGCACGGCCGGCCGTCCCACCCGGGCCAGCTTCCGCACCGGCGCGCTCACCGTCTGCACCATGGTCCCGATGCGGTCGGTGCCGCACCGGGTCGTCGCCCTCGTGGGGCTCGACGACGGCCTCTTCCCCCGCACCTCGACCGTCGACGGCGACGACGTCCTCGGCCGCCACCCCCTGACGGGGGAGCGGGACGCGCGCAGCGAGGACCGTCAGCTCCTGCTCGACGCCGTGCTCGCCGCGACCGAGACGCTCGTCGTCACCTACACCGGCGCCAACGAGGTGAGCGGGCAGGACCGCCCGCCGGCCGTCCCGCTGGGCGAGCTGCTCGACGCCGTCGACGGGACGGCCACGCGCCCCGACGGTTCGTCGGTGCGCGCGCAGGTGGTCGTGCGTCACCCGTTGCAGCCGTACGACGCCCGCACCGTCACGCCCGGCGTCCTGTTCCCCGGTGACGACCGGCCGTTCACCTTCGACCGGGCGGCGCTGGCCGGGGCGCAGGCCGGGGCCGCGCTCGAGGCTCGGCTCGTCGGCGCGCCCGACGCCGAGCGCTCGACCCGTCGACGGCCCGCGCCGCTGCTCACCCGCCCGCTCCCGGCCCGTCCGCCGACCGAGGTCTCGCTCGCCGCGCTGCACGACGCGCTCATCGCACCGGCCCGCGCGTTCCTGCGCCGCCGCCTCGACGTCGCCGTCCCGCGTGACGAGCCGGCGCCCTCGGACGCGGTCCCGCTCGAGCTGGACTCGTTGCAGCAGTGGGCGATCGGCGACCGCATGCTGTCCTCGCTGCTCGACGGCGTCGCCCCGCAGGACGTCGTCGACGCCGAGTGCCACCGCGGGGTCCTGCCGCCCGGCGACCTCTCCGACGCCCTGCTGACGACGGTGACCCGGCGGGCCGGGCTCCTCGTGCAGCGCACCGACGGGCTGCGCACGGCGCCGGCCCGCAGCATCGACGTGGACCTCGAGCTCCCCGTCGGGCGCCGCCTCACGGGGGTCGTGACCGGCGTCCGCGGCGACCGGCTCGTGCGGATCCACTACTCCTCCCTGGCGGCCAAGCACCGGCTCGCCTCCTGGGTCGACCTGCTCGCGGTCGCGGCCATGCACTCCGGGCGGCCCTGGATCGCCGCCACCGTCGGCTGGCGCGGCGGCCGGGAGCAGCAGCCCACCGCGCGCCGCCTCGACGTCCCCGACGACCCGCTCGGCGTGCTCGCCGAGCTGGTCGACCTGCACGACCGCGCCCTGCGCGAGCCGCTGCCGCTGCCCGTCAAGACCGCCGCGGCGTGGGCCGAGGCGGCGGTCCTGCGCCGTCCGGCCGAGCTGTTGGCCCGCCGGGAGTGGGAGACCCAGGCCGACGCCCCCGTCCCGGGCGAGCAGGACGAGGCCGCCCACGTGCTGGCCTTCGGGGCCAAGCGCCCCTTCGCCGAGCTGAAGAACCTCGGAGCCGGGGACGCGGGCCGCGCGGGCACCGACGACCCGGGGGGCGCCGAGACGTGGAACGACGAGCCCTGCCGGCTGGGCCGGCTGGCGGTCCGGCTGTGGGCGCCCCTGCTGCAGCAGGAGAAGGCGGTGCCGCTGTGA